The Nothobranchius furzeri strain GRZ-AD chromosome 6, NfurGRZ-RIMD1, whole genome shotgun sequence genome includes a region encoding these proteins:
- the gsdf gene encoding gonadal somatic cell derived factor, which yields MSLTFVMMLMLLGSAVVNAFVLHPSKEEPAANSAFPRQRCPDESLRAIRKSLLGELNLQSEPQLPAGVVDSIRKQWQRTFSTVSLSAKDTAGASDVSESHDGGNSTGLQCCSVASEIFMKDLGWDTWMIHPVSLTIVQCAACNPVDNSVQCPSSSSSSIQADLPCCQPASQKMVSIAYMDETGAINLSSVQLTRSCGCEPGNAQQQSRK from the exons ATGTCCTTGACATTTGTCATGATGTTGATGCTTCTGGGTTCTGCAGTGGTGAATGCATTTGTCTTGCATCCGTCCAAGGAAGAGCCTGCAGCTAATTCTGCTTTTCCTCGTCAAAG GTGCCCGGATGAGTCCCTGCGGGCAATAAGGAAGAGTCTCCTTGGAGAACTCAACCTGCAGTCTGAGCCACAGCTGCCGGCTGGTGTGGTGGACAGCATCCGAAAACAGTGGCAGAGAACTTTCAGCACCGTTTCTCTAAGTGCCAAAGACACTGCAG GAGCCTCTGACGTCTCAGAATCACATGACGGTGGAAACAGCACAGGCCTCCAGTGCTGCTCCGTGGCCTCTGAGATCTTCATGAAAG ACCTGGGCTGGGACACCTGGATGATCCATCCTGTGAGCCTGACCATTGTTCAGTGTGCCGCGTGCAACCCTGTGGACAACAGCGTGCAGTgtccttcatcctcctcctccagcaTCCAG GCCGATTTGCCATGCTGTCAGCCCGCTTCCCAGAAGATGGTATCCATCGCCTACATGGATGAAACCGGCGCCATTAACCTTTCCTCGGTGCAGCTGACCCGCAGCTGCGGCTGTGAACCTGGGAACGCCcagcagcagagcagaaaatag